The Humidesulfovibrio mexicanus genome window below encodes:
- a CDS encoding cytotoxic translational repressor of toxin-antitoxin stability system, with protein MAWTVDISKKVAKVLPRLPKSVASVLGVLLRELEVSGPVRGNWCNYGKLGQGRHHCHLKKGKPTYVAVWIEVQGMVRVIEVTYVGTHEGAPY; from the coding sequence ATGGCGTGGACAGTGGATATATCCAAGAAGGTGGCCAAGGTGTTGCCCCGGTTGCCGAAGTCCGTCGCTTCTGTTTTAGGGGTGCTGCTGCGCGAGTTGGAAGTGTCCGGCCCGGTGCGCGGCAACTGGTGCAATTACGGCAAGCTGGGCCAAGGCAGACATCATTGCCACTTGAAAAAGGGGAAACCGACCTACGTTGCCGTGTGGATTGAAGTCCAAGGCATGGTTAGGGTCATCGAGGTGACATATGTTGGAACGCACGAAGGCGCGCCCTATTGA
- the pheT gene encoding phenylalanine--tRNA ligase subunit beta has translation MLISVQWLREFVPYTGTVQELADRLTMQGLEVEAIIDPFESIAGIVVGHVLECADHPDSDHLHVCSVDVGGPEALQIVCGAPNVAKGQKVPVAPIGTTMPGGMQIKKGKLRGVASHGMICSERELGLSEDHEGIMVLPASLRPGQPLTEALGLEREVLEVSITPNRADCLSVLGIARETALGFGLPLTMPALNLVADADAGDATAVVRIEIADGELCPVYRARALSGVTIAKSPDWLRYRLIAIGQRPISNIVDVTNYILMELGQPLHAFDRGLLKGGVVRVAPAQDGMSITTLDGQERKLLGSDLLIWDAERPVALAGVMGGANSSVSDATSEVLLECAIFRPGTIRKTARRLALPSEASYRFERGVDQVASLFALERAAQLMAEVSGARVMRGIAVAEPKPWVTREHTFRIDRCNALLGLELTPEFCKTTLTGLGCGVDDADPANWRVTSPPHRLDLEREVDLFEECGRVHGLDRIPAVLPKISKSLDSVQLRDTEFGFLQSLKAWAVASGLREAVNYSFVGTDDLDRLHLPQEGRIMIANPLSEDQNVLRTEIAPGLLNNVRHNLSQGNASLRLFEIAKAFREDAQSDTGARENSRLGLLVHGARHGQEWPWEQGEADYLDMKGLVENLLAHLRLGPAAFVLEPEHPYLSPCVRVEVPGADGPVLAGRIGRVEPKIADAYHARKDVWLADLDADLLRSLHCATSPSFRNLPKFPPVRRDVTVICPATLNAEAVEAAIGELKPKNLESIALVAVYAPEDKAPDAAEATRNLSFRLTYRHAERTLVDKEVDKEHGKVLAGLPQKLPVRI, from the coding sequence ATGCTCATCAGCGTGCAATGGCTCCGGGAATTCGTGCCCTACACCGGCACCGTGCAGGAACTGGCCGACAGGCTCACCATGCAGGGCCTGGAGGTCGAGGCCATCATCGACCCCTTCGAGTCCATCGCCGGAATCGTGGTGGGACATGTGCTGGAATGCGCCGACCATCCCGACTCCGACCACCTGCACGTCTGCTCCGTGGACGTGGGCGGTCCGGAGGCCCTGCAGATCGTGTGCGGCGCGCCCAATGTGGCCAAGGGCCAGAAGGTTCCTGTGGCGCCCATCGGCACCACCATGCCCGGCGGAATGCAGATCAAGAAGGGCAAGCTGCGCGGCGTGGCCTCCCACGGCATGATTTGTTCCGAGCGCGAGCTTGGCCTTTCCGAGGACCACGAGGGCATCATGGTGCTGCCCGCGTCCTTGCGCCCCGGCCAGCCGCTTACCGAGGCTCTGGGTCTGGAGCGCGAGGTGCTGGAAGTCTCCATTACCCCCAACCGGGCGGATTGCCTCTCCGTGCTCGGCATCGCTCGGGAGACCGCGCTGGGCTTCGGCCTGCCGCTGACCATGCCCGCACTCAACCTCGTGGCGGACGCTGACGCTGGCGACGCCACCGCGGTGGTGCGCATCGAGATCGCCGACGGCGAGCTCTGCCCGGTGTACCGCGCCCGCGCCCTTTCCGGCGTCACAATCGCCAAAAGTCCGGATTGGCTGCGCTACCGGCTCATCGCCATCGGCCAGCGGCCCATCAGCAACATCGTGGACGTGACCAACTACATTTTGATGGAGCTGGGCCAGCCCCTGCACGCCTTTGACCGCGGCCTGCTCAAGGGCGGCGTCGTCCGCGTGGCCCCGGCGCAGGACGGCATGAGCATCACCACCCTGGACGGCCAGGAGCGCAAGCTGCTGGGCAGCGACCTGCTCATCTGGGACGCCGAGCGGCCCGTGGCCCTGGCGGGCGTCATGGGCGGCGCGAATTCCAGCGTGTCCGACGCCACCAGCGAAGTGCTGCTCGAATGCGCCATCTTCCGGCCCGGCACCATCCGCAAGACCGCGCGCAGGCTCGCCCTGCCAAGCGAGGCGTCCTACCGCTTCGAGCGCGGCGTGGACCAGGTGGCCAGCCTGTTCGCCCTGGAGCGCGCCGCCCAGCTCATGGCCGAGGTCTCCGGCGCGCGCGTCATGCGCGGCATCGCCGTGGCCGAGCCCAAGCCCTGGGTCACGCGGGAACACACCTTCCGCATCGACCGCTGCAACGCGCTTTTGGGCCTGGAGCTGACCCCGGAATTCTGCAAGACCACCCTCACGGGCCTGGGCTGCGGCGTGGACGACGCCGACCCGGCCAACTGGCGCGTGACCTCCCCCCCCCACCGCCTGGACCTGGAGCGCGAGGTGGACCTGTTCGAGGAATGCGGCCGCGTGCATGGCCTGGACCGCATCCCCGCCGTGTTGCCGAAGATCTCGAAATCCCTCGATTCCGTGCAGCTGCGCGACACCGAATTCGGCTTCCTGCAGTCGCTCAAGGCCTGGGCCGTGGCGAGCGGCCTGCGCGAGGCCGTCAATTACAGCTTCGTGGGCACAGACGACCTGGACCGCCTGCATTTGCCGCAGGAAGGCCGCATCATGATCGCCAACCCGCTTTCCGAGGACCAGAACGTGCTGCGCACGGAGATTGCGCCCGGCCTTCTGAACAACGTGCGGCACAACCTCAGCCAGGGCAACGCTTCCTTGCGGTTGTTTGAAATCGCCAAAGCCTTCCGCGAGGACGCCCAGAGCGACACCGGCGCGCGGGAGAATTCGCGCCTGGGGCTGCTGGTGCACGGCGCGCGGCACGGCCAGGAGTGGCCGTGGGAGCAGGGCGAGGCCGACTATCTGGACATGAAGGGCCTGGTGGAGAATCTGCTTGCGCACCTGCGCCTGGGGCCTGCCGCCTTTGTGCTCGAACCGGAGCACCCGTATCTTTCCCCCTGCGTGCGGGTGGAGGTGCCGGGTGCCGATGGCCCGGTTCTGGCGGGGCGCATCGGCCGCGTGGAGCCCAAGATCGCCGACGCCTACCATGCCCGCAAGGATGTGTGGCTGGCGGATCTGGACGCGGACCTGCTGCGCAGCCTCCATTGCGCGACCTCGCCCAGCTTCAGGAACCTGCCCAAGTTCCCGCCCGTGCGGCGCGACGTGACCGTCATCTGCCCGGCCACGCTTAACGCGGAGGCGGTGGAGGCGGCAATTGGCGAGCTGAAGCCCAAGAATCTGGAGAGCATCGCCCTTGTGGCTGTGTACGCCCCGGAGGACAAGGCCCCTGATGCTGCGGAGGCCACGCGCAACCTGAGCTTCCGCCTTACCTACCGCCACGCGGAGCGCACCCTTGTGGACAAGGAAGTGGACAAGGAGCACGGCAAGGTGCTCGCAGGCCTGCCGCAAAAGCTGCCCGTGCGCATCTAA
- the pheS gene encoding phenylalanine--tRNA ligase subunit alpha: MNEMLKSFLEGLDGLTLECQARRGQACSLKDLEALRVEFLGRKGKLAAAMGALSQMGPEDKPAAGRKANEVKNALVELLESRQAELEAEAAKGALSGFDPSLPGRRPAVGSLHPVTLAMQEICEVLTGLGFEVVSGPEVENDWNNFEALNMPPDHPARDMQDTLYVSDRVLLRTHTSPLQVRTMLSRRPPVAVIAPGKVYRRDSDITHTPMFHQIEGLLVDKNVSMADLRGTLTAFVRQLFSADTKVRFRPSFFPFTEPSAEVDISCMLCGGEGHVHGEPCRVCKKTGWVEILGCGMVDPNVFRAVDKVGVGGYDPESVTGFAFGLGVERVAMLKYGIGDLRMFFENDVRFLEQFS; the protein is encoded by the coding sequence GTGAACGAGATGCTCAAGTCCTTCCTGGAAGGACTCGACGGCCTGACCCTGGAGTGCCAAGCGCGCCGGGGTCAGGCTTGCAGTTTGAAGGACCTGGAGGCCCTGCGCGTCGAATTCCTCGGACGCAAGGGCAAGCTCGCCGCAGCCATGGGCGCGCTCTCCCAGATGGGACCCGAGGACAAGCCCGCCGCAGGCAGGAAGGCCAACGAGGTCAAGAACGCCCTCGTCGAGCTGCTCGAATCCCGCCAGGCCGAGCTTGAGGCCGAGGCCGCCAAGGGCGCGCTCTCCGGCTTCGACCCCAGCCTGCCCGGCCGCCGCCCGGCCGTTGGCAGCCTGCACCCCGTCACCCTGGCCATGCAGGAAATCTGCGAGGTGCTCACCGGCCTGGGTTTCGAGGTGGTCTCCGGGCCGGAGGTGGAGAACGACTGGAACAACTTCGAGGCGCTGAACATGCCGCCGGACCATCCCGCCCGCGACATGCAGGACACGCTGTACGTCTCGGACCGGGTGCTGCTGCGCACGCATACCTCTCCGCTGCAGGTGCGCACCATGCTTTCGCGCAGGCCGCCCGTGGCGGTCATCGCCCCTGGCAAGGTGTACCGGCGCGACTCCGACATCACCCACACGCCCATGTTCCACCAGATCGAGGGCCTGCTGGTGGACAAGAACGTGAGCATGGCCGATCTGCGCGGCACCCTCACCGCCTTCGTGCGCCAGCTCTTCAGCGCCGACACCAAGGTGCGCTTCCGCCCCAGCTTCTTCCCCTTTACCGAGCCCAGCGCCGAGGTGGACATCTCGTGCATGTTGTGCGGCGGCGAGGGCCATGTGCATGGCGAGCCGTGTCGCGTGTGCAAGAAGACCGGCTGGGTGGAGATTCTGGGCTGCGGCATGGTGGACCCCAACGTGTTCCGCGCCGTGGACAAGGTGGGCGTGGGCGGCTACGACCCCGAGTCCGTCACCGGCTTCGCCTTCGGCCTGGGCGTGGAGCGCGTGGCCATGCTCAAGTACGGCATCGGCGATTTGCGCATGTTCTTCGAGAACGACGTGCGCTTCCTCGAACAGTTCTCGTAA
- the rplT gene encoding 50S ribosomal protein L20 produces the protein MRVKRGVAAHRRHKKFLKMAKGYIGAGHRLYRTARERVERALCFAFRDRKQKKRDFRRLWIVRINAGARLNGLSYSKLIGGLAKAGIEVNRKMLADLAVREPAVFAQVCQAAKAAKA, from the coding sequence ATGAGAGTCAAGCGTGGAGTCGCCGCCCATCGTCGGCACAAGAAGTTTTTGAAGATGGCCAAGGGCTACATCGGCGCGGGCCACCGCCTGTACCGCACCGCCCGCGAGCGCGTCGAGCGCGCCCTGTGCTTCGCCTTCCGCGACCGCAAGCAGAAGAAGCGTGATTTCCGCCGTCTGTGGATCGTGCGCATCAACGCCGGCGCGCGCCTGAACGGTCTTTCCTACAGCAAGCTCATCGGCGGTCTGGCCAAGGCCGGCATTGAGGTGAACCGCAAGATGCTCGCCGATTTGGCAGTGCGCGAGCCCGCCGTGTTCGCCCAGGTCTGCCAGGCGGCCAAGGCGGCCAAGGCGTAG
- the rpmI gene encoding 50S ribosomal protein L35, translated as MPKMKTNRSAAKRFVSNGSGKFKRRRQNLRHILTKKSAKRKRRLGQGTLVDDANLGAVKRLLPYG; from the coding sequence ATGCCCAAGATGAAGACCAACCGCAGCGCCGCCAAGCGCTTCGTCAGCAACGGCTCCGGCAAGTTCAAGCGCCGCCGCCAGAACCTGCGTCACATCCTGACCAAGAAGAGCGCCAAGCGCAAGCGCCGCCTGGGCCAGGGCACCTTGGTCGACGACGCCAATCTGGGCGCCGTGAAGCGTCTGCTGCCCTACGGCTAG
- the infC gene encoding translation initiation factor IF-3, whose translation MAFPRRQDQRPQDDGVRRNERIRIPQVRVVDDEGTQLGIMATSEALAMAQGKGLDLVEVSPNADPPVCRIMDYGKFKYEQQKRQQEAKKKQTVIQIKEVKFRPKTDEHDYQTKLKHIRRFLEDGDRCKVAVFFRGREIVHKDRGQTMLDRVVVDVADIAKVESPALAEGRTLVMMLTPVKK comes from the coding sequence ATAGCTTTTCCTAGACGGCAGGACCAGCGTCCTCAGGATGATGGCGTCCGCCGAAACGAAAGAATCCGTATTCCCCAGGTGCGCGTGGTCGATGACGAGGGCACGCAGCTGGGCATAATGGCGACCTCAGAAGCCTTGGCCATGGCGCAGGGCAAGGGCCTCGACCTGGTCGAGGTGTCCCCCAACGCCGATCCTCCCGTCTGCCGCATCATGGACTACGGGAAGTTCAAGTACGAGCAGCAGAAGCGCCAGCAGGAAGCCAAAAAGAAACAGACGGTCATTCAGATCAAGGAAGTCAAGTTCCGTCCCAAGACCGACGAACATGACTACCAGACGAAGCTGAAGCACATCCGCCGCTTCCTGGAGGACGGCGACCGCTGCAAGGTGGCCGTGTTCTTCCGCGGACGCGAGATTGTGCACAAGGACCGTGGACAGACCATGCTCGACCGCGTGGTGGTCGATGTGGCGGATATCGCCAAGGTGGAGTCTCCGGCGTTGGCCGAGGGCCGCACCCTGGTGATGATGCTGACCCCGGTCAAGAAGTAA
- the thrS gene encoding threonine--tRNA ligase → MQLSVAGRQISVEAGATFADAFKESLSKKQLKELVVARCGEALFDLSAAIPDGCEGFEPVYADSPEGLEVIRHSTAHLMAEAVKKLFPSAKVTIGPAIDNGFYYDFDFERPFTPEDLQAIEAEMQRLVGADRPFARAELSSADARKQFAAEGETYKVELIDDLGVERVSTYTQGGFTDLCRGPHVPRTGLLKAFKLTSVAGAYWRGDEKNPMLQRIYGTAWANPKDLKLYLERIEEAKKRDHRKLGVALDLFSFSDEVGGGMVLWHPKGALVRAILEDFERKEHLKRGYQFVQGPLILRRELWEKSGHYDNYRENMYFTEIDEQAYGIKPMNCLSHMLIFKSRLRSYRDMPQRYFEHGVVHRHEKSGVLHGLLRVRSFTQDDAHILCRPDQLREEIIGVVKFVRDVMDIFGFNFEAEISTRPEKSIGSDEDWDRATGALKDALEHMGMAYAINEGDGAFYGPKIDIKIKDALDRSWQCATVQCDFTLPERFDLSYVGEDGNKHRPVMLHRVILGSIERFMGVLIEHFAGAFPVWLAPVQARVLTVTDAHNAHAEKVLRFLREQGIRAEADVRNEKLGYKVREAQLERIPYMLIVGDKEVEADGVNVRVRGGADVGFAALPEAAQMIRDAAIEPFKRGGMSYSFS, encoded by the coding sequence GTGCAGCTTTCCGTAGCCGGTCGGCAGATTTCCGTGGAGGCGGGCGCCACCTTCGCCGACGCCTTCAAAGAATCCCTGTCCAAGAAACAACTCAAGGAACTTGTGGTGGCCCGCTGCGGCGAGGCCCTCTTTGACCTCTCCGCCGCCATTCCGGACGGGTGCGAGGGCTTCGAGCCCGTGTACGCCGACTCTCCGGAAGGGCTTGAGGTCATCCGCCACTCCACCGCCCACCTCATGGCCGAGGCCGTGAAGAAGCTGTTCCCTTCGGCCAAGGTCACCATCGGCCCGGCCATCGACAATGGCTTCTACTACGATTTCGATTTCGAGCGGCCCTTCACGCCCGAGGATTTGCAGGCCATTGAGGCCGAGATGCAGCGGCTCGTGGGCGCGGACCGCCCCTTTGCGCGGGCCGAGCTTTCAAGCGCCGACGCGCGGAAGCAGTTCGCCGCCGAGGGTGAGACCTACAAGGTGGAGCTCATCGACGACCTGGGCGTGGAACGCGTGTCCACCTACACCCAGGGCGGCTTCACCGATTTGTGCCGCGGTCCCCACGTGCCGCGCACCGGCCTCCTGAAGGCCTTCAAGCTCACCAGCGTTGCCGGGGCCTACTGGCGCGGCGACGAGAAGAACCCCATGCTCCAGCGCATCTACGGCACCGCCTGGGCCAACCCCAAGGACCTCAAGCTCTACCTTGAGCGCATCGAGGAGGCCAAGAAGCGCGACCACCGCAAGCTGGGCGTGGCGCTCGACCTGTTCAGCTTCAGCGACGAGGTGGGCGGCGGCATGGTGCTGTGGCACCCCAAGGGGGCGCTGGTGCGCGCCATCCTTGAGGACTTCGAGCGCAAGGAGCATTTGAAGCGCGGCTACCAGTTCGTCCAGGGCCCGCTCATCCTCCGGCGCGAGCTGTGGGAGAAGAGCGGCCACTACGACAACTACCGCGAGAACATGTACTTCACCGAGATCGACGAGCAGGCCTACGGCATCAAGCCCATGAACTGCCTGTCGCACATGCTCATCTTCAAGAGCAGGCTGCGCAGCTACCGCGACATGCCCCAGCGCTATTTCGAGCACGGCGTGGTGCACCGCCACGAGAAGAGCGGCGTGCTGCACGGGCTGTTGCGCGTGCGCTCCTTCACCCAGGACGACGCCCACATCCTGTGCCGCCCGGACCAGCTGCGCGAGGAGATCATCGGCGTGGTGAAGTTCGTGCGCGACGTGATGGACATCTTCGGCTTCAACTTCGAGGCCGAGATCAGCACCCGGCCGGAAAAGAGCATCGGCAGCGACGAGGACTGGGACCGCGCCACCGGGGCGCTCAAGGACGCCCTGGAGCACATGGGCATGGCGTATGCCATCAACGAGGGCGACGGCGCCTTCTACGGCCCCAAGATCGACATCAAGATCAAGGACGCGCTGGACCGCAGCTGGCAGTGCGCCACCGTGCAGTGCGATTTCACCCTGCCGGAGCGCTTCGACCTCTCCTATGTGGGCGAGGACGGGAACAAGCACCGCCCGGTGATGCTGCACCGCGTGATCCTGGGCTCCATCGAACGCTTCATGGGCGTGCTCATCGAGCACTTCGCCGGGGCGTTCCCGGTGTGGCTCGCCCCGGTGCAGGCGCGCGTGCTCACCGTCACCGATGCGCACAACGCCCATGCGGAAAAAGTCTTGCGGTTTTTGCGGGAACAGGGCATACGCGCCGAAGCGGATGTGCGTAACGAGAAACTTGGGTACAAGGTGCGCGAGGCGCAGCTTGAGCGCATCCCCTACATGCTCATAGTCGGAGACAAGGAAGTGGAGGCCGACGGCGTCAACGTGCGTGTGCGCGGCGGTGCCGATGTCGGGTTTGCGGCGCTCCCGGAGGCCGCGCAGATGATCCGGGATGCGGCCATTGAACCTTTCAAGCGCGGAGGGATGAGCTATAGCTTTTCCTAG
- a CDS encoding DVU0298 family protein: protein MARFRDLKHDLRETLSSSGWREGLAVFDEVPARRLAGPLFSLLLDRDEAVRWRAVAAFGRAVARLADSRAPGEGLEAARVVLRQCLWRMNEESGGLGWGVAEAMGETLALHGRLAGEFHRVLASYVREEVRGEGNYLEHTPLRRGVYWALGRLAQVRPELVAGETPSLVAALADGDGANRGLAAWALGLCCPADREEQARLALAPLDSDPAELTLFLDGELVTCTVGGLARQALARLGSGA from the coding sequence ATGGCCCGTTTTCGCGATCTGAAGCATGATCTGCGCGAGACCCTCTCCAGTTCCGGCTGGCGCGAGGGTCTTGCCGTTTTTGACGAGGTTCCCGCCAGGAGGCTGGCCGGGCCGCTGTTCTCGCTCCTGCTCGACCGCGACGAGGCCGTGCGCTGGCGCGCCGTGGCCGCCTTCGGCCGCGCCGTGGCCCGCCTGGCCGACAGCCGCGCACCCGGCGAGGGCCTGGAGGCCGCCCGCGTGGTGCTGCGCCAGTGCCTGTGGCGCATGAACGAGGAGTCCGGCGGGCTTGGCTGGGGGGTGGCCGAGGCCATGGGCGAAACGCTCGCCCTGCACGGCCGCCTGGCCGGGGAGTTCCACCGCGTGCTGGCCTCTTACGTGCGCGAGGAGGTGCGCGGCGAGGGCAACTATCTGGAGCATACGCCGCTGCGGCGCGGGGTGTACTGGGCCCTTGGCCGCCTGGCCCAGGTCCGGCCGGAGCTTGTGGCGGGCGAAACGCCGTCGCTTGTGGCCGCCCTTGCCGACGGGGACGGGGCCAACCGCGGCCTCGCCGCCTGGGCCCTGGGGCTGTGCTGCCCGGCGGACAGGGAGGAGCAGGCGCGCCTGGCCCTGGCGCCCCTGGATTCGGATCCGGCGGAGCTGACGCTTTTTCTGGATGGCGAACTGGTCACCTGCACGGTGGGCGGGCTGGCCCGGCAGGCCCTGGCCCGGTTGGGGAGCGGGGCATGA
- a CDS encoding tetratricopeptide repeat protein, whose amino-acid sequence MTEPTFANVDEYIAHQKDKLRQAPECGNTHYNLGVAYLSKREFQEAERCFREAMSNSPKMAEAYVQLGGICLERGDMEGCLNFNRQATQIRPFFAVPWGNIGFVLLQLGDSDKAIPALQKAIKYDPNFVQAMATLGSAHFSRGELDDALPLLKKAVELQPMFGPAWNNLALVQAELGQWAEAAASVKKAQESGYDVPQALLDEIAAKAK is encoded by the coding sequence ATGACAGAGCCCACGTTCGCCAACGTCGACGAATACATCGCCCACCAGAAGGACAAGCTGCGCCAGGCGCCGGAGTGCGGCAACACCCACTACAACCTGGGCGTGGCCTACCTTTCCAAGCGCGAGTTCCAGGAAGCTGAGCGCTGCTTCCGCGAAGCCATGTCCAATTCGCCCAAGATGGCCGAGGCCTATGTGCAGTTGGGCGGCATCTGCCTGGAGCGCGGCGACATGGAAGGCTGCCTGAACTTCAACCGCCAGGCCACCCAGATCCGTCCGTTCTTCGCCGTGCCCTGGGGCAACATCGGCTTTGTGCTTCTGCAACTGGGCGATTCCGACAAGGCCATTCCCGCCCTGCAGAAGGCCATCAAGTACGACCCCAACTTCGTGCAGGCCATGGCCACCCTGGGCAGCGCCCATTTCTCCAGAGGCGAGCTGGACGATGCCCTGCCGCTCTTGAAGAAGGCCGTGGAGCTGCAGCCCATGTTCGGCCCGGCCTGGAACAACCTGGCCCTTGTCCAGGCCGAGCTCGGCCAATGGGCCGAGGCCGCGGCCAGCGTGAAGAAGGCCCAGGAGTCCGGCTACGACGTGCCCCAGGCCCTGCTCGACGAAATCGCCGCCAAGGCGAAGTAG
- a CDS encoding YkgJ family cysteine cluster protein → MTLDFSEFFRRYEAIIAEADQVFNTVKERYADNVRCEKGCCDCCHALFDLTLVEALYLNANFLGRFSGKAKSAVLERADEADRLVHRLKRDAFKAVQEGAKSQDILAQMAKVRVRCPLLDDNGACLMYDKRPVTCRIYGVPTAIGGQAHTCGKSGFEKGKAYPTVYLDRIQDKLYALSHELAATLGSRYTELGELLVPPSLALMTEYSEEYLGIGPAPKEETVTLKDPPAPKAAAPAAPAAPAAPAAPAAPAAPAAPAAPARPRAQAAPKAKPGKGMPACAGCSPESKPGGCAGCTPQSFTIGQAPAKPAKTAGKKSAASKKAKG, encoded by the coding sequence ATGACCCTTGATTTTTCCGAATTTTTCCGGCGCTATGAGGCGATCATCGCCGAAGCGGACCAGGTCTTCAATACCGTAAAGGAACGCTACGCCGACAACGTGCGCTGCGAGAAGGGCTGCTGCGACTGTTGCCACGCCCTGTTCGACCTGACCCTGGTCGAAGCCCTGTACCTGAACGCCAACTTTCTGGGGCGCTTTTCCGGCAAGGCCAAGAGCGCCGTGCTGGAGCGCGCCGACGAGGCCGACCGCCTGGTGCACCGCCTCAAGCGCGATGCCTTCAAGGCCGTGCAGGAAGGAGCCAAAAGCCAGGACATACTGGCCCAGATGGCCAAGGTGCGCGTGCGCTGCCCGCTTCTGGACGACAACGGCGCGTGCCTCATGTACGACAAGCGCCCCGTGACCTGCCGCATCTACGGCGTTCCCACGGCCATCGGCGGCCAGGCCCACACCTGCGGCAAGTCCGGCTTCGAGAAGGGCAAGGCCTACCCCACGGTCTACCTGGACCGCATCCAGGACAAACTGTACGCCCTGTCCCACGAGCTGGCCGCGACCCTGGGCTCGCGCTACACGGAACTGGGCGAGCTCCTTGTGCCGCCCTCCCTGGCGCTCATGACCGAATACTCCGAGGAATATCTCGGCATCGGCCCGGCCCCGAAGGAGGAGACCGTGACCCTCAAGGATCCTCCGGCGCCCAAGGCCGCCGCCCCGGCCGCGCCCGCCGCCCCGGCCGCGCCCGCCGCCCCGGCCGCGCCCGCCGCCCCGGCCGCGCCCGCCGCCCCGGCGCGTCCGCGCGCCCAGGCCGCGCCCAAGGCCAAACCCGGCAAGGGGATGCCCGCCTGCGCGGGCTGTTCGCCCGAGTCGAAACCCGGCGGCTGCGCGGGCTGCACCCCGCAGAGCTTCACCATCGGCCAGGCCCCGGCCAAGCCCGCCAAGACGGCGGGGAAAAAGTCCGCCGCGTCGAAAAAGGCCAAGGGATAG
- a CDS encoding ferredoxin → MGYKVTVDNDKCIGDGECVDVCPVEVYELQDGKAVPVNMEECLGCESCVEVCEQDAITIEEE, encoded by the coding sequence ATGGGCTACAAGGTTACTGTCGATAACGACAAGTGCATCGGCGATGGCGAGTGCGTGGACGTTTGCCCGGTCGAAGTCTATGAGCTGCAGGACGGCAAGGCCGTTCCGGTGAACATGGAGGAGTGCCTGGGCTGCGAGTCCTGCGTGGAAGTCTGCGAGCAGGACGCCATCACCATTGAGGAAGAGTAG
- a CDS encoding aminopeptidase, with translation MFSPAELEKYARTLWWGLTTARTKPYRPGDVILLRFDPEATPLAEAMHALLMAEGMVPAPRQNLTSTMEVSFYGLGSETQIKAVLPGDREFTEGLNGLISLIAPSSLTHLAGVDPAKIGLAAVARKYLREIMEKREQTGDFGWTLCAYPTAEQARCAGLSLEDYAGQIRRACFLDTDDPVAKWREVHADVARVKQALGALDIERIRIESEHCDLSVTPGLSRRWLGVSGHNIPSFEVFLSPDWRGTEGVYYADQPSYRSGNRVAGVRLEFQAGIVTRATAEEGQEFVRKQLAMDEGASRLGEFSLTDRRHSRINAFMASTLFDENYGGEHGNCHVAVGASYSDTYSGDQTSLDEAKKRELGFNDSALHWDLVNTEDKTVTARLAGGGSIVIYKGGEFQV, from the coding sequence ATGTTTTCGCCCGCCGAACTGGAAAAATACGCCCGCACCCTGTGGTGGGGGCTCACCACAGCCCGCACCAAGCCCTACCGCCCCGGCGACGTCATCCTGCTGCGCTTCGACCCGGAGGCCACCCCCCTGGCCGAGGCCATGCACGCCCTGCTCATGGCCGAGGGAATGGTCCCTGCGCCCAGGCAAAACCTCACCAGCACCATGGAGGTCTCGTTCTACGGGCTGGGCTCCGAGACGCAAATCAAGGCGGTTCTGCCCGGCGACCGCGAGTTCACCGAAGGGCTCAACGGCCTCATCTCCCTCATCGCGCCCTCCTCGCTGACGCACCTGGCCGGGGTGGACCCGGCGAAAATTGGACTGGCCGCCGTGGCGCGCAAGTATCTGCGCGAAATAATGGAAAAGCGCGAGCAGACCGGCGATTTCGGCTGGACGCTCTGCGCCTACCCCACGGCTGAGCAGGCCCGCTGCGCCGGGCTCTCGCTGGAGGACTACGCAGGGCAGATCAGACGCGCCTGCTTTCTGGACACCGACGACCCGGTGGCCAAATGGCGCGAGGTCCACGCCGATGTGGCCCGCGTGAAGCAGGCCCTGGGGGCGCTCGACATCGAACGGATCAGGATAGAGAGCGAGCATTGCGACCTGAGCGTGACTCCGGGCCTGTCGCGCCGCTGGCTGGGCGTCTCCGGGCACAACATTCCAAGCTTCGAGGTCTTCCTCTCGCCGGACTGGCGCGGCACCGAGGGCGTGTACTACGCCGACCAGCCCTCCTACCGCTCCGGCAACCGCGTGGCAGGCGTGCGGCTGGAGTTCCAGGCGGGCATTGTGACCCGGGCCACGGCCGAGGAAGGCCAGGAATTCGTGCGCAAGCAACTGGCCATGGACGAAGGCGCATCCCGCCTGGGCGAATTCTCCCTTACCGACCGCAGGCACTCGCGCATCAACGCCTTCATGGCCAGCACGCTCTTTGACGAGAACTACGGCGGCGAGCACGGCAACTGCCACGTGGCCGTTGGCGCGAGCTATTCCGACACCTATTCCGGGGACCAGACCAGCCTGGACGAGGCGAAAAAGCGAGAGCTCGGCTTCAACGATTCGGCCCTGCACTGGGACTTGGTGAACACCGAGGACAAGACCGTCACCGCGCGGCTTGCCGGGGGCGGCAGCATCGTCATTTACAAAGGCGGCGAATTCCAGGTCTAG